The Bacteroidota bacterium genomic interval ATTCATTGCCCATTGCCGACTGCCCATTGCCGACTTGTATTTGAAACTGCCCGCTCGTGGGGTTGGGGGAAATTTGAATTGCGGATTGCGGATTGAGCATTGCGGATTGAGCATTTAGAGTAGTATCCGTATATCTCGCAATATATTTTGCCGTATCGTTTGTTCCTCCTGAAAATTTTCCTCCTGCGTATAAATCTCCTTTGAAAGAGGCAAGCGCATACACTTCATCGTTTCTTCCTCCGCCTACATCGCTCCATTGTGTGCCATTCCAGTGCGCAAGGTTGCTTGCGGCATTTCCTCCTGCCTGCGTGAATGAGCCGCCTGCGTATAAGTCACCGTTATGAATGGTGAGCGCATATACTGTTCCGTTTGTTCCGCTTCCAAGCGCAGACCAACTGCTGCCGTTCCATACGGCAATATTATTTGCAGCATTGCCTCCTGCCGTTGTAAAATTTCCTCCTGCATAAATTTTGCCGTTGTAAGCAAGCAATGTTTTTACCACTCCGTTTACTCCGCTGCCGAGCGAATCCCAACTTGCGCCATTCCATTTTGCAAGGTTGTTTGCTTTAATTGTGCCTGCCGAATCAAACAAACCTCCTGCGTATACATTAGAAGTATCAATTACTTTAATCGCATACACCGGACCAGTGGTGCCGCCTTGCATGAAATTAAAAGTGAGTTTAGGACAATGATTATAAAAACCTATGTACCTTGTACTGTCATTATTTGTAGAGCCATTACAAAATACGCAACGAGCCGCAATGTAGGTATACATATAAGGAAAACAATTCCCGTTCCACAGGGTTTTTGAAAAATCAATTGCAAATACAGTATCCATATAATTAAAAGAATAAACCCCCATCTTGATACTGCTTGCTATGGTTCCTTCACAAAACATAATATTATTTGCGTATGATTCAGACATTGCAGGCGCACTGCAATTCCCCCAGTTAAACCTGCCCGCGCATGAAAACCAAATCCCGCCCATAGTATCCTGAAACCTTGCCACTGAAAAAACAGAAGGGCGTAAGGGGTTTACCTTGTTGATGTCGGGGTAGGGCTGGCAGTCCGGTGCTCCTCCTGACAGATAATAAGAATTATTCCAATACCACGATAATACTGGTCCCATGCAAATTGCATGATGCACAGAACTACTATCCCATATAAGCGAATCGAATTCTCCGCCAAAATACAATATCTCACCGCCAGTAGGGTCCCATAAGGAGTCAGGATACAATACTCGGACAGGACCGTCTATATACATTTTCCAGCCAGCAC includes:
- a CDS encoding T9SS type A sorting domain-containing protein, which produces MKKCLLIFLFASGICFSPAAFAQKKWLSVIDYGISAGWKMYIDGPVRVLYPDSLWDPTGGEILYFGGEFDSLIWDSSSVHHAICMGPVLSWYWNNSYYLSGGAPDCQPYPDINKVNPLRPSVFSVARFQDTMGGIWFSCAGRFNWGNCSAPAMSESYANNIMFCEGTIASSIKMGVYSFNYMDTVFAIDFSKTLWNGNCFPYMYTYIAARCVFCNGSTNNDSTRYIGFYNHCPKLTFNFMQGGTTGPVYAIKVIDTSNVYAGGLFDSAGTIKANNLAKWNGASWDSLGSGVNGVVKTLLAYNGKIYAGGNFTTAGGNAANNIAVWNGSSWSALGSGTNGTVYALTIHNGDLYAGGSFTQAGGNAASNLAHWNGTQWSDVGGGRNDEVYALASFKGDLYAGGKFSGGTNDTAKYIARYTDTTLNAQSAMLNPQSAIQISPNPTSGQFQIQVGNGQSAMGNEYKIEIYNVLGEKVTQRVIPSAARNLTIDVSSLEQGIYFLELQTGSKTMREKFVIAE